CCACCAGCAGGCTGAAGAGGCGATCCAGATCATCTTCGGAGTAGTAGTCGATTTCGATCCTTCCGGTGCCTTTCTTCTTGCCCGAAACCAGGCGCACTCGCGAGCCGAGGCTCTTGGTCAGCCTCTCCTCGGCCGCGATGACATTGGGATCGCGCGGCGCGGGCGCGTTTCCGGGAGCTTGCGGGGAGGCTTTCGTCCGCGAGCGGACCATCTCTTCGGTCTCGCGCACCGTGAGCAGCCCGTTCACCACCCTCTCCGCGGCCTCGATCTGCTGCTTCTCGTCGGGAAGCGAAAGAATCGCGCGGGCGTGGCCTCCGTCGATCAAGCCATCAGAAATCATATTCTGGACTTTATTTGGCAGTTTTA
The sequence above is a segment of the Candidatus Polarisedimenticolia bacterium genome. Coding sequences within it:
- a CDS encoding ParB/RepB/Spo0J family partition protein codes for the protein IQPVIVTEEEGSFHLVAGERRWRAAQMAGIPRIPAILRTVSDDRKLEMALVENIQRQELNPLEEAKAYELLLTDLQLTQEEVAKRVGKDRSTIANQLRLLKLPNKVQNMISDGLIDGGHARAILSLPDEKQQIEAAERVVNGLLTVRETEEMVRSRTKASPQAPGNAPAPRDPNVIAAEERLTKSLGSRVRLVSGKKKGTGRIEIDYYSEDDLDRLFSLLVARSH